The Telopea speciosissima isolate NSW1024214 ecotype Mountain lineage chromosome 11, Tspe_v1, whole genome shotgun sequence genome includes the window TTCGGAAGCCTCTTTTATCTGTTGTTTTGATACTGGTATTGACTGGAATTTTGCATTAGTAGCTGAAGCTTTTGCTATTAGCAAAGCTATCTTGATGGCCATTTCCTTGAATATCCAGAATTTGATTATAGAGAGTGACAATCTTCTGGCTATAAACATCCTCAATAATGTCACTCAAGCTGCACCTTGGAAAGTCGCTCCAATTCTTGCAAACTGCTCATAGCTCGCGAAGCATTTTGACAATATTCACTTCAAGCACATCCTTTGGGAGGCCAACTCAACGGCGGACTGCCTAGCTTCTTTTGGGGCATCTGTGCAAGATGACTTTGTTTGGTTTCAAACCCACCCCAGTGTTTACATCTGCTTTTGTATTCTGACTCTGTTGGAACTTTGCTCCAGCgttaataaattttatttaccaaaaaaaaaaaacactattaGGATGAGGGTTTTAATAATCAATATTGGTATTGATGCGAACAAGTGTCGAGTACACTTGGTAGCTTGTGGTGCCTAAAAGCCCAAATTGCTACCAGAGGTCTTGTACTCTTGTGTTCAAGCCTCCTATTCACTCCTTCCCTTCCCCTTGGAATAGAATACataacctatcaaaaaaaaaagaaaagggagtggtttagggtttgaaaaagatgaaccctaaaatcaaacctctaAAATTGAagtcaaacctccaaaattgaagttgcaaTGAAGAAAGTTTCCCATGAATCAAGACAAGGGATGAGGGAAATTTGTTGCTGAGATCATTTGCATAATCTGACTGTTAAAGTCTTGTGTCTTCGGCTTCTTTGAAAGGACCAGTTCATCCATTACCTTTGGTGGTGTACAAGCTATACTTTCTGTACAGTTCTGATTGAGAGAAAGATTCCAATAATAAAACAGAAATGCTTATGGAGTTCATTTGATTTCCTGGACATCATGCTCTCAGGGACTCTAGTAGATTGCCCACCACGATCTCAAGGGCTGTAAATGGCGCTCTGTCTTTCTTAGCTTCTTGGGATTATACCGACCCAAATCCGGAACGAGGTTCCTCTCACAATGGAAGCACAAGAATTTATCGTTCAACATGCTTTGGTCCTTGTCCGAACCTGCCTTGTTCATTTCCCATGCTCTACAAAAATTTGCAGAATCAAGTGAAATGTGCTCTGTTTTGCTTTTAATTTTCGGATGAGCTTGTTACTCTCCCTGAACTATGGATTGTTCCATAACCCATTATCAAGGGCTGATTTACAGCAGAAACGACATCCAGTATAAATTATCAAACACTAGTTGTCTACTGGCCTATATTATCTCTGAAACTAATTAAGCAGAATGCAGAACATCTCAAATATTTTTCTTGCTAAATTCTGattaaacacaaaaacaaaggaaaacctCTTAAGAGTCAACCAGcgaagaagaaaactaaaatctGGTTCGGGAATAGCGGAAGATGAACCTATTTATATTTTGAAACTTACAAAAAATATGAAGAATTGTGCTTGCACTGCACGAGTTCGTCTGCAAACGATCTCATCAACAAATTCCCTCATCTCTTGTCTTGATTCATGAGAAACTTTCTTctgcaacttcaattttggaggtttaaTTTTACGGttcatctttcccaaatgatttagggtttggtttaAGATGAGGggaatttggtcattttattctttaattttagtAGGATTTTTgtcaaaagggcattttggtcattagattccatGAATTTAACGTATATCATCTCAAATTAACGGATTGGGCCAaagtgctacaatgttttgaaagtaaaggAGAGTTTagagtttacaattagaaaaattgtaggaaggaatttggacaaatggacatttttaggggggcatttgttaaaaaccaaaaaacaaaaacaaaaacaaaacatgtTGGATTGATTAACTCCTTAACACTATAAATTGGTGCTGACTAAGaagattaaataaatttaatgaAAGGAAAACCATCAAGGGTTATTTAACTTATGATGATTACTCTTATCGGGGAAAAAAAACCTTCTGATTACTTGAATTTCATCGTTTCCTTTAACTCTTTTCTAAACCTAAACCTAAGAAAGGTAATGGTCAAAACAGCTTGGGAGATTAAAAAAGCCATTCAAAAATCTCATATCTTGCAATGCAGCAGGGACTATTGGTATGAGCAATATATTTGCACTTGATCTTGATTGATAACGGTGTAGATAGGACAGACATACCATtgtattcttttaaaaaatcggattttttttatacatttttaagAAATCCATTCAGGTCGCCACAAAAATATGTCGGAGAGGGTCAATCTTCAAAACGGGTACAAAAATTAGAGACATTCATAACAATGTGCAATATGTTAGATCAACAAAATAAAGCCAAACAAGTCAAAGTTTTATGAGCTAGTTAACTAAATCAAACGCCCCTCAAAAAGGTCATTGAAATCTAGGCTATTTGATTTAAATCCCATGATGTGCTTATCAAGGTTTACTTTTCTTGATTGGGTCTCTTTCGGCCAAAGTTGACGAAGACATCAGTCAATACCGatttggagaagagagaagactTCAATAGTCTCAAAGCCTGCATCACAAAAGCATAATATTGATGTAAGAAGCATGACTTAATGCCATTATAATCTAATTGGCATTTATAAAAATGGGCTCTGTAACACACTTTGGTGGAAGATTACAATCCAAAAGAGGTGTATGAATGCAGGGGAAAGGTTGGCAGGACATATAGCTTACCAACCTTAACCCCTGACCACCACACCATATGGTTTTGAATTCAAGGCAACATATTAACCATACGGATCCAATGCTGAAGTAATTCATTAGTTCTACCTAGTTATATATGATGCATCATAATTTTCAAATCATAATTTTGTGCCACTCACCTGTTCCCTACCAACGCTAACATTCCGACACTCCAAGTCATCTAGGGGAACCTGTATGCTTTTAAGAAAGGAGAGACTGCTCATAGAAACTTGTGGAATACTGAAAACCAAATTGTCTGCTACCATGAAAGTCGCTGGTCCCTTGAGAAATCTTCGACCTGCTGTTTCACTAGTTGGACACTTATAACATAATTTTGAATAATGTTTATTTGTACCAACATATTTATTAGGCATAGTATACAGGCAGTAAATGCAAGGGAAATCTGGGAAACCTGAGAAATCTTTACGCGGTGAACTCTCCCTAGTTATACAGAACAAGGAACGAGGTTCAAATTCATTTACTTGTAGTGGGTTGTACGTAGGAAGCACTAGTGAGCCCGGGATGCAGAAGCAGGTTCCTTAGACTATCATCCTTCATAACTTTTGAACATTCCGCGCTCTTGTACAAGTTGTCCATGGATCCCAGTGATGAATTCCCATCCAAGAGCTGTAAAATGGAACCAAGGGGCAAGGAAAGGAAGCTGAGGAGAAAATTAACCATATCTTCCCCAGCTTCAGCATATAATGCTTTGTTCATTGACTTGCTCATCGTTATCTTCATAGTCATATCTAGTGGAGATCTTCTACTCTTAGACTGCACTTCATCTCCTATCTCATATTTTAAACCTTCATCAGATGCAAATGCTTGCTTTTTAAGAAACACATCTGTCAGAGGTGTCTTGGATAATAACGATCCCTTGAGCAGATTCAAAATCTATAAATGAAGACATAAGAGACAATAGAAGCAAATTTACACCAAGTTGAGAGTGGACATATATGGGTCTGTACATAATGCAAAGATTGAGGCAACCTCTAGTATACTCATAATACTTGATACTGAGTGAATTCTTGACTAACACAGTAACAGAGACCAAACAGTAACTATACAGAACAAATAAAGATCCAAAACAGAAAGCATAGTTTTATGCAAGGAAAATAAAGACACTTAAAATTCAAGAACCCAAGTAGGAGTACATATAAGTAGTCTCCCTAAAACCCAATTAAAAGGTAGAAAGCACATTGCAAGGTGAAAATCATACCTCCTTTGAGCCAATACTCAGTGTGGTCTCTTGGAGGGAATTCATGTCTTTAATCCCAAGTTTGCGCAATAGTTTCACTATAGTAGCTGGAGAGATGGGATTTACCTGCAAATCATCTGTAATCATGAACTTAGTCATTCCACGAACAAACGCTCCCCCATCTTCTTCAGGTTTTTCAGCATCATCACCTAACAGACGCATCTCCCAGTTAAGCATTTTTCCACAATTGCATCTGACATTCTTGAAAGTACTATACAATCCGCCACTGTCGCGTCGGCTGCAATTCCAAACAGAACAGATATAATACTCGATGGGCTCTGTATCATCGATGTTCAGTTTTAGTTTCCTGCACTTCTTTTCATAAAGATTTCTTGGATGAAGTAGCATTGATCTGCACACCTGGGTCTGCAGAAACTGCTCcccaagattctccacctcttTATACAGACCGGTCAAGGATCCAATAGTGGCTGGCTGTGGTTGTTTGTCGATGAGTCTCACTATTGTTCCCATGGGCATAGTCAAGAAACTGAAAAGAATATCCACAAAGTCACTCTCAGCGTCAGCCATTACTATTTTGTTGTTGTCCTTGTCGATCAGAACCTTCAGGCTGATG containing:
- the LOC122645957 gene encoding uncharacterized protein LOC122645957 isoform X1, which encodes MDKNICKEKKDEAARPEGDGGVFVCGTAKLMVTDDLQVEPISPANIVTLLHKLGVKDMSSLQETTLSIGLEEILNLLKGSLLSKTPLTDVFLKKQAFASDEGLKYEIGDEVQSKSRRSPLDMTMKITMSKSMNKALYAEAGEDMVNFLLSFLSLPLGSILQLLDGNSSLGSMDNLYKSAECSKVMKDDSLRNLLLHPGLTSASYVQPTTSK
- the LOC122645957 gene encoding uncharacterized protein LOC122645957 isoform X2; this encodes MTKFMITDDLQVNPISPATIVKLLRKLGIKDMNSLQETTLSIGSKEILNLLKGSLLSKTPLTDVFLKKQAFASDEGLKYEIGDEVQSKSRRSPLDMTMKITMSKSMNKALYAEAGEDMVNFLLSFLSLPLGSILQLLDGNSSLGSMDNLYKSAECSKVMKDDSLRNLLLHPGLTSASYVQPTTSK